In one Methylocaldum szegediense genomic region, the following are encoded:
- the purH gene encoding bifunctional phosphoribosylaminoimidazolecarboxamide formyltransferase/IMP cyclohydrolase, giving the protein MNTKVSRALVSVSDKTGIVEFCRGLADLGIEILSSGGTASLLRENSIAAVEVSDYTGFPEMMGGRIKTLHPKIHGGILGRRGIDEEVMARHGISGIDLVVVNLYPFEQTVAKPDCELAEAIENIDIGGPALIRAAAKNHKSVGVVVDPNDYPQVLAELRAQAGSLSDDMRFKLAIKSFRHTSAYDSAIAAYLAKVEGSELFPDPLVMRFRKAQAMRYGENPHQKAAFYVDPGAASGTIAKAKQLQGKELSYNNIADADAALECVKTFDDAPACVIVKHANPCGVAQGKTVLEAYDRAYATDPTSAFGGIIAFNRALDAETARAIIERQFVEVIIAPEVSEGARQVLSGKANVRVLESGPWSNAPAPEWDFKRVAGGLLVQDRDLGVVGPNDLRIVTRRAPTEDELADLLFAWKVVKYVKSNAIVYCKNRQTIGIGAGQMSRVYSARIAAIKAADEGLAVQGSVMASDAFFPFRDGVDSAAAAGITAVIQPGGSVRDPEVIAAADEHGMAMVFTAMRHFRH; this is encoded by the coding sequence ATGAACACAAAAGTATCCCGAGCGCTCGTCAGCGTGTCCGACAAAACTGGAATTGTGGAATTCTGCCGCGGATTGGCCGATCTTGGCATCGAGATCCTTTCGTCCGGCGGTACCGCGTCGCTTTTGCGCGAAAACAGCATCGCAGCCGTGGAAGTATCCGATTACACCGGCTTTCCCGAAATGATGGGCGGCCGGATCAAGACCCTGCATCCGAAAATTCATGGCGGCATTCTAGGGCGCCGGGGGATCGACGAAGAGGTGATGGCTCGCCACGGCATTTCCGGCATCGATTTAGTGGTCGTGAACCTCTATCCCTTCGAACAGACGGTCGCTAAACCGGACTGCGAGCTTGCCGAGGCGATCGAAAACATCGATATCGGCGGGCCTGCCCTGATTCGCGCGGCCGCCAAGAACCACAAATCGGTCGGCGTCGTCGTCGATCCAAACGATTATCCTCAAGTTCTGGCGGAACTTCGGGCGCAAGCCGGCAGTCTCTCCGACGACATGCGATTCAAACTGGCGATTAAAAGCTTTCGGCATACCTCTGCCTACGACAGCGCCATTGCGGCGTATCTCGCTAAAGTCGAAGGCTCCGAACTATTCCCTGACCCTCTCGTGATGCGCTTTCGGAAAGCCCAAGCGATGCGCTACGGGGAGAATCCGCACCAGAAAGCCGCATTCTACGTCGACCCCGGTGCTGCCAGCGGCACTATCGCCAAAGCTAAACAGCTCCAGGGCAAGGAATTGTCCTATAACAATATTGCCGACGCGGATGCAGCGCTCGAATGCGTGAAAACGTTCGACGATGCGCCCGCCTGCGTCATCGTCAAACACGCCAATCCCTGTGGCGTCGCGCAAGGCAAGACGGTGCTTGAGGCTTATGACCGCGCTTACGCCACCGACCCGACATCGGCGTTCGGCGGCATCATCGCCTTCAACCGGGCGCTCGATGCGGAGACCGCTCGCGCCATCATTGAAAGGCAGTTCGTGGAAGTGATTATCGCTCCCGAGGTAAGCGAGGGTGCGCGTCAAGTATTGAGCGGAAAAGCGAACGTTCGGGTATTGGAATCCGGCCCCTGGTCTAACGCTCCCGCGCCGGAATGGGATTTCAAGCGCGTAGCGGGCGGCCTTCTGGTACAGGATCGGGACCTGGGCGTGGTCGGTCCGAATGACTTGAGGATCGTCACCCGACGCGCGCCCACCGAGGACGAACTGGCTGATCTTCTATTCGCCTGGAAAGTGGTCAAGTATGTCAAATCCAACGCCATCGTTTATTGCAAGAACCGCCAAACCATCGGTATAGGCGCAGGACAAATGAGCCGAGTTTATTCGGCGCGGATCGCGGCGATCAAAGCCGCGGACGAAGGACTCGCCGTCCAGGGCTCGGTTATGGCCTCGGACGCTTTCTTCCCGTTCCGCGACGGGGTGGATTCAGCCGCTGCGGCCGGAATCACCGCCGTGATCCAGCCAGGCGGCTCGGTGCGCGATCCGGAAGTGATCGCGGCCGCCGACGAGCACGGCATGGCCATGGTCTTTACTGCGATGCGGCATTTTCGCCACTGA
- a CDS encoding (Fe-S)-binding protein: MNRSERFSDTDLCVKCGLCLPHCPTYSKTLDENESPRGRIALIQGWAQGSLAATPELIRHIDNCLLCRSCEAVCPAYVPYSRLVDRFRCGTGAAGKTPFQRFKAAGIRIALTDQRASRWTERLLGKPGRSGLNLLKNIGFLNMLGLSELEAGLPKTREPAHWNDFYPVHGHAERGRVALFLGCTAKLFDTETVASTLLVLNRLGISVKLPRMQSCCGALHLHAGDEAGARKLMERNLAAFDQSDVDAIITIASGCGAMLHDYPQFDTTPSSSAFAKRVKDIGQFLAELVWPNDIELNPLAAKVCIHTPCTLKNVLRAERYGADLLRRVPLLDVTPLPGTLRCCGAAGSYMLEHPNMAKNLRDDVLKSVTAINPDVLATSNPGCAIHLRAGLAQEGLGRIEVLHPVTLLARQLIQ, translated from the coding sequence TTGAATCGATCCGAACGGTTTTCCGACACCGACCTCTGCGTCAAGTGCGGACTATGCCTGCCTCACTGCCCAACCTACAGCAAGACTCTGGACGAAAACGAATCCCCACGCGGACGTATCGCCTTGATCCAGGGCTGGGCACAGGGTTCGCTCGCAGCAACGCCGGAGCTGATTAGACATATCGATAATTGTCTCTTGTGCCGATCCTGCGAGGCGGTCTGCCCGGCTTATGTTCCCTATAGCCGCCTGGTCGATCGTTTTCGGTGTGGAACCGGCGCTGCAGGCAAAACCCCATTTCAGCGTTTCAAGGCCGCCGGTATCAGGATTGCGCTGACCGATCAGCGCGCGTCCCGCTGGACGGAACGATTGCTCGGAAAACCGGGCAGATCAGGCTTGAACCTGCTCAAGAACATCGGTTTTCTGAATATGCTGGGATTGTCGGAGCTCGAAGCGGGCCTTCCGAAAACACGCGAACCGGCGCACTGGAACGATTTCTATCCCGTTCACGGCCACGCGGAACGCGGCAGAGTCGCCTTGTTTCTCGGTTGTACGGCCAAGCTTTTCGACACTGAAACTGTGGCCTCAACCTTGCTTGTGCTAAATCGACTGGGCATAAGCGTTAAGCTGCCGCGCATGCAATCGTGTTGCGGGGCGCTGCATCTCCATGCTGGCGATGAAGCCGGCGCTCGCAAGCTCATGGAACGAAATCTGGCAGCTTTTGACCAATCCGACGTCGACGCGATCATTACCATCGCCAGTGGCTGCGGCGCCATGCTGCATGATTATCCGCAATTCGACACCACGCCCTCCTCGTCAGCTTTTGCTAAGCGTGTCAAGGACATCGGCCAATTTCTGGCGGAGCTGGTCTGGCCCAACGACATCGAGCTTAACCCATTGGCGGCTAAGGTTTGCATACACACACCCTGCACGCTGAAGAACGTGTTGCGGGCGGAACGTTACGGTGCCGATCTACTCCGCCGCGTACCCTTGCTCGATGTTACCCCCCTCCCTGGCACCCTGCGATGCTGCGGCGCAGCGGGCAGCTATATGCTGGAGCACCCGAATATGGCGAAAAACTTACGGGATGACGTGCTGAAATCGGTGACAGCGATCAACCCCGATGTCCTGGCGACATCGAATCCAGGCTGTGCCATCCATTTACGGGCGGGGCTGGCGCAAGAAGGCCTGGGCCGGATCGAGGTGTTACACCCGGTCACCCTGCTCGCACGACAACTCATCCAATAA
- the speD gene encoding adenosylmethionine decarboxylase, which produces MEKLQLHGFNNLTKSLSFNIYDICYAKSGQQQRRYIEYIDEMYNAKRLTQILTDVTAIIGAEILNIARQDYEPQGASVTMLISEGHVPDSINNIEAPGPAPESVVAHLNKSHITVHTYPESHPYGGISTFRADIDVSTCGRISPLKALNYLIHSFESDIVIMDYRVRGFTRDISGQKHYNDHEITSIQNYISDAMAERYQMIDVNVYQEKIFHTKMILKDFHLDNYLFETDKDALTDEERIAIQKQLKQEMAEIFYGRNYKLRR; this is translated from the coding sequence ATGGAAAAATTGCAGTTACACGGTTTCAATAACCTCACCAAATCGTTGAGCTTCAATATTTACGACATTTGCTATGCCAAATCCGGGCAACAGCAGCGTCGTTACATCGAGTACATTGACGAGATGTACAACGCCAAACGCTTGACGCAGATATTGACCGATGTGACTGCGATCATCGGTGCCGAAATTTTGAACATCGCGCGTCAGGATTATGAGCCTCAGGGCGCCAGCGTCACAATGCTCATTTCCGAAGGGCATGTGCCTGACTCCATTAACAATATAGAGGCGCCGGGTCCCGCTCCGGAATCGGTCGTGGCGCACCTAAACAAGAGTCATATCACGGTGCATACCTATCCGGAGAGCCACCCCTACGGGGGCATCAGCACCTTTCGGGCGGATATCGATGTATCGACCTGCGGCCGCATTTCGCCGCTAAAGGCGCTCAACTACCTGATCCACAGCTTCGAATCCGACATCGTGATCATGGATTACCGCGTGCGCGGCTTTACCCGGGATATCAGCGGCCAAAAGCACTATAACGATCATGAGATCACGTCCATCCAGAACTACATTTCGGATGCGATGGCGGAGCGATATCAGATGATCGATGTGAATGTCTATCAGGAGAAAATCTTCCACACGAAGATGATCCTGAAAGACTTCCATCTCGATAATTATCTATTCGAAACAGACAAAGACGCGCTAACCGATGAGGAGCGTATCGCCATTCAGAAGCAGCTCAAGCAGGAAATGGCGGAGATCTTCTACGGCCGGAACTACAAGTTGCGGCGATGA
- a CDS encoding OsmC family protein yields the protein MKARVKWVENALFMAESGSGHTVVMDGPPESGGRNLGVRPMEMLLLGMGGCAAFDVVHILRKGRHDVRDCEVQLEAERAESDPKVFTRIHAHFVVKGKGLDDAVVNRAIRLSAEKYCSASIMLGKTAQITHDYEIVEVE from the coding sequence ATGAAGGCACGCGTCAAATGGGTAGAAAATGCGCTGTTTATGGCGGAGTCCGGCAGCGGTCATACGGTTGTCATGGATGGGCCGCCGGAATCTGGTGGCCGGAATCTCGGTGTGCGGCCGATGGAAATGTTGTTGCTAGGAATGGGTGGCTGCGCGGCATTCGACGTGGTACACATTCTTCGTAAAGGGAGGCACGATGTGCGAGATTGTGAGGTGCAGCTCGAAGCGGAACGGGCGGAATCCGATCCTAAAGTCTTCACTCGGATTCATGCGCATTTCGTTGTCAAAGGGAAAGGGCTAGACGATGCGGTCGTCAATCGAGCCATTCGTCTCTCCGCGGAGAAATATTGTTCCGCATCAATAATGCTCGGAAAAACCGCCCAAATTACGCATGACTACGAAATCGTCGAAGTCGAGTGA
- the crp gene encoding cAMP-activated global transcriptional regulator CRP — protein sequence MHSLSKSDDVIANLLSYCHRRRYPNKTPIIRPGDAGDTLYYIIEGAVTVSMPHRPSGDDIVLAYLNKGEFIGEIGVFMGSMQRDVTVTTREPSQLAEISYVRFAQLLKGELAEHAVEILSLLGRQLSRRLLNTSRKVGNLAFLDVSGRIAHTLIELCKQPGALTHPDGMQIRITRQELGRIVGCSREVAGRVLKNLEEQGLLSAKGKTIVVYGTR from the coding sequence ATGCACTCTCTCTCAAAATCGGACGACGTCATCGCAAATCTTCTGTCTTATTGTCACCGCCGCCGTTATCCTAACAAAACGCCCATTATTCGCCCCGGGGACGCTGGAGACACGCTTTATTACATCATCGAAGGGGCGGTTACAGTCAGCATGCCACACCGGCCAAGCGGTGACGATATCGTTCTCGCTTACCTGAATAAGGGAGAGTTTATCGGCGAAATCGGCGTATTCATGGGGTCCATGCAGCGGGATGTGACGGTCACCACCCGGGAGCCGAGCCAACTGGCCGAGATCAGCTATGTTCGATTCGCTCAATTGCTCAAGGGCGAGCTCGCCGAGCACGCCGTTGAGATCTTAAGCCTGCTTGGACGTCAGCTGTCCCGGCGCCTCCTTAACACTAGCCGAAAAGTCGGCAATCTCGCGTTTCTCGATGTCTCGGGACGCATCGCCCATACTCTAATAGAACTGTGCAAGCAGCCCGGAGCGCTAACACATCCCGACGGCATGCAGATCCGTATCACTCGGCAGGAGCTGGGCCGCATCGTAGGCTGTTCCCGGGAGGTGGCCGGGAGGGTTCTCAAAAATCTCGAGGAACAAGGACTTCTCTCAGCCAAAGGCAAAACGATCGTCGTCTACGGCACCCGTTAG
- a CDS encoding ArnT family glycosyltransferase: MLRPLIPVDETRAVSVAWEMWQRGDFLVPYLNGKPYSHKPPLLQWVIHLSWFVFGVNDWTPRFVGPLFGLGNLFLTERLARRLWPEADTVSRLAPLILLGLAVWSLWTTLTLYDMLVAFFAQLGVLGILRAAQGAFGMGWLMMAVGIGGGVLSKGPIILLLILPAGLLAPWWSTRVPGSGWIGWYAGILAATLLGTSIGLAWAIPAGMAGGEAYAQAIFWSQSVGRIANSFAHKRSWWWYAHTLPMVLFPWILWPGIWRNLVKPKADSSLRFCVLHVVAVLLLLSAISAKQIHYLLPSLPIWALIFARVFADPSLRIGRFGQIAFGAIVLGLGLVMAWLPFIAQALGFPKSDSTVVVVAEAFPLVAIVLIVGLGAFLLLWRPRDSATMVRGVVGAMIGVILVAHLVYVEAGRPHHDLRSVAVRIAQLQARGIPIAHWEKYSGDFQFIGRLTAPLEVLHTGQDLSEWLVAHPEGYVVIVYRGSKKGFEETADFIQPYRGKRRIGLWKASELLTRSAALDELAD; this comes from the coding sequence GTGTTGAGGCCTCTCATACCCGTCGATGAAACCCGCGCCGTATCGGTGGCCTGGGAAATGTGGCAGCGAGGCGATTTCCTCGTGCCTTACCTAAACGGCAAGCCCTATAGCCACAAGCCGCCGCTATTGCAATGGGTCATCCATTTGAGCTGGTTCGTTTTTGGCGTCAACGATTGGACGCCTCGATTTGTCGGGCCTTTGTTCGGTTTGGGCAACCTGTTCCTGACCGAGCGTCTGGCGCGCCGGTTGTGGCCTGAAGCGGACACGGTATCGCGCCTCGCGCCGTTGATCTTGCTGGGTCTCGCAGTCTGGTCCTTGTGGACGACTCTGACCCTCTACGACATGCTAGTGGCGTTTTTTGCCCAATTGGGGGTGTTGGGGATTTTACGAGCCGCCCAGGGCGCGTTCGGTATGGGCTGGTTGATGATGGCCGTCGGCATTGGCGGAGGGGTGTTATCCAAAGGACCCATTATCCTTCTGCTGATATTGCCGGCGGGTCTGTTGGCGCCTTGGTGGTCGACGCGCGTTCCCGGTTCGGGCTGGATTGGATGGTACGCCGGTATCCTGGCAGCTACCCTGTTAGGTACGTCGATCGGCCTTGCATGGGCGATTCCGGCCGGAATGGCTGGCGGGGAGGCATACGCGCAGGCCATCTTCTGGAGCCAATCAGTCGGGCGTATCGCCAACTCCTTCGCTCATAAGAGATCCTGGTGGTGGTACGCGCATACCCTGCCCATGGTTCTCTTCCCCTGGATTCTTTGGCCCGGTATCTGGCGCAACCTGGTAAAGCCGAAAGCCGATTCGAGTTTACGCTTTTGCGTGCTTCATGTGGTTGCGGTGTTGCTCCTGTTGTCGGCCATTAGTGCAAAACAGATTCATTATCTGCTTCCTTCCCTGCCCATCTGGGCACTGATTTTTGCTCGTGTTTTCGCTGACCCATCGCTGCGGATCGGGCGCTTTGGCCAGATCGCGTTCGGTGCCATCGTGCTCGGTCTGGGGCTGGTTATGGCTTGGCTTCCGTTTATCGCGCAAGCGCTTGGGTTTCCGAAGTCCGATAGCACTGTCGTTGTCGTCGCGGAAGCCTTTCCTCTCGTCGCGATCGTGCTCATCGTCGGTTTGGGAGCTTTTTTGCTGCTATGGCGGCCACGGGATTCGGCAACGATGGTGCGGGGCGTCGTGGGAGCGATGATCGGGGTGATTCTGGTTGCGCATCTCGTTTATGTCGAGGCGGGACGGCCTCACCACGACCTACGTTCTGTGGCGGTCCGTATCGCGCAATTACAGGCGCGTGGAATACCGATTGCGCATTGGGAGAAATACAGCGGGGACTTCCAATTCATCGGAAGGCTGACGGCACCTTTAGAGGTGCTGCACACGGGTCAAGACTTATCCGAATGGTTGGTCGCACACCCTGAAGGTTATGTCGTCATCGTTTATCGCGGCAGCAAGAAAGGCTTTGAGGAAACTGCTGATTTCATCCAACCTTACCGAGGCAAGCGGCGTATCGGGTTGTGGAAGGCGTCCGAGCTGCTCACGCGGTCGGCGGCGTTGGACGAGCTGGCCGATTGA